One window of the Conexibacter sp. SYSU D00693 genome contains the following:
- a CDS encoding MlaD family protein — protein sequence MNNQNTPTVARVLTIAGFALSCFGLLLFLWIAFGGSSPLKPKGYRVEMAFEDAATLAVQADVRVSGVPVGKVVSKRRDPAGNRTLATIQIDPEYAPLRKDAQAILRQKTLLGETYVELTLGHQRAGAIPEGGRLANARVKPAVEFDELLRIFDPETRRAFQQWQAAGAKSFSGEGERVNRVFGNFPGFVENAQSVVDVLNRRREALGQLVRGTRDTFGALTRNEAALTNLITSNRQTLDALAGDRESLAESFQIFPTFLRESRATLDRLKTFSRETTPLVRDLEPVLEDAQPTLASLRRLAPDLESLFTDLRPLISAGRTGLPATARVLRGMSPTLAELGPLLQQLNPILEFLELYQTTVSDFLNIGPSALANTLAPRPGTNGHALPQIIVLGDQTLPSKNRIPTNRGNAYLPPDGYRDIAPYLSPQRFSLPQFDCRNSGEKPPTAGSPGCAEAGKINFQGNLSKFPQVMPAAPGGVSKQPGRGVPNP from the coding sequence GTGAACAACCAGAACACGCCGACCGTCGCGCGCGTCCTGACGATCGCCGGCTTCGCGCTGTCGTGCTTCGGCCTGCTGCTCTTCCTGTGGATCGCCTTCGGCGGCTCGTCCCCGCTCAAGCCCAAGGGCTACCGGGTCGAGATGGCCTTCGAGGACGCCGCGACCCTCGCCGTCCAGGCCGACGTCCGCGTCTCGGGCGTGCCCGTCGGCAAGGTCGTCTCCAAGCGCCGTGACCCCGCGGGCAACCGGACGCTCGCGACGATCCAGATCGACCCGGAGTACGCGCCGCTGCGCAAGGACGCCCAGGCCATCCTGCGCCAGAAGACGCTGCTGGGCGAGACGTACGTCGAGCTCACGCTCGGCCACCAGCGCGCGGGCGCGATCCCGGAGGGCGGCCGCCTCGCGAACGCCCGCGTGAAGCCCGCCGTGGAGTTCGACGAGCTCCTGCGGATCTTCGACCCGGAGACCCGCCGCGCCTTCCAGCAGTGGCAGGCCGCCGGCGCCAAGTCCTTCTCGGGCGAGGGCGAGCGCGTCAACCGCGTCTTCGGCAACTTCCCGGGCTTCGTCGAGAACGCCCAGTCGGTCGTCGACGTCCTCAACCGCCGGCGCGAGGCGCTCGGCCAGCTCGTGCGCGGCACCCGTGACACGTTCGGCGCGCTGACGCGCAACGAGGCGGCGCTGACGAACCTCATCACGAGCAACCGCCAGACCCTCGACGCGCTGGCCGGCGACCGCGAGTCCCTCGCCGAGTCCTTCCAGATCTTCCCGACGTTCCTGCGCGAGTCGCGCGCGACGCTCGACCGCCTCAAGACCTTCTCGCGCGAGACGACGCCGCTCGTGCGCGACCTCGAGCCCGTCCTGGAGGACGCCCAGCCGACGCTCGCGTCGCTGCGCCGCCTGGCACCCGACCTCGAGTCGCTCTTCACCGACCTGCGCCCGCTCATCTCCGCGGGGCGCACCGGCCTGCCGGCCACCGCCCGCGTGCTGCGCGGCATGTCGCCGACGCTCGCCGAGCTCGGGCCGCTGCTCCAGCAGCTCAACCCGATCCTCGAGTTCCTCGAGCTCTACCAGACGACCGTCTCGGACTTCCTGAACATCGGCCCGAGCGCCCTGGCCAACACCCTGGCCCCGCGCCCCGGCACCAACGGCCACGCGCTGCCCCAGATCATCGTCCTGGGTGACCAGACGCTGCCGTCGAAGAACCGCATCCCGACCAACCGCGGCAACGCGTACCTCCCGCCCGACGGCTACCGCGACATCGCCCCGTACCTCAGCCCGCAACGCTTCTCGCTCCCGCAGTTCGACTGCCGCAACTCCGGCGAGAAGCCCCCGACCGCCGGATCCCCGGGCTGCGCCGAGGCGGGCAAGATCAACTTCCAGGGCAACCTCTCGAAGTTCCCGCAGGTCATGCCCGCCGCGCCGGGCGGCGTGTCGAAGCAGCCGGGCCGCGGCGTCCCGAACCCGTAG
- a CDS encoding MlaD family protein: MSPFRWGVLTLVAAVLVAYFGTTRDIPFVNEPYEVKAAFKDSSGIKKGSPVRVAGVDVGEVTKVEEVGTSGGRPAAVVTMAIKEDGRPLHQDATAKIRPRIFLEGNFFVDVRPGSPSSPQMPDGATIPVDRTANPVQLGEVLTALRSDTRRDLQTTLDELGRTEDAGGAKAFSDSLPDQEVAYRYSAVVAEALLGERDGDLRRWIAGQGTVAGALTEDRRALRDLVTNFRQTFAALADREDDLRAAVGELPTTLRTALPTLERLNAAFPGVRSFARASLPAIRTTGPAVDALLPLVRQLRGAVGPGELRGLSADLRRATPALAQVSRESPEVLEQLRLLSSCTTNVLVPYGDTEVYDPDFPATGPVYKEFPKSLVGLAGESRSADANGSWFKVLGSGGVETVSLGNGLFGQVSSPFRGVRPTPQKTPPPLEPTTPCETQEPPVLRSDTGAPPASRRIDPNDPKVKARYEKARSVAIELENRKLKAQGRKIRVLDRDATLKDVKALADKLGLGTQLRKLTAKAKTEPTH, encoded by the coding sequence ATGAGCCCCTTCCGCTGGGGCGTCCTGACGCTCGTCGCCGCGGTCCTCGTCGCCTACTTCGGGACGACGCGCGACATCCCGTTCGTCAACGAGCCCTACGAGGTCAAGGCCGCGTTCAAGGACTCGAGCGGCATCAAGAAGGGCTCGCCCGTGCGCGTCGCCGGCGTCGACGTCGGCGAGGTCACGAAGGTCGAGGAGGTCGGCACGAGCGGTGGCCGTCCCGCCGCGGTCGTGACGATGGCCATCAAGGAGGACGGGCGCCCGCTGCACCAGGACGCCACGGCCAAGATCCGCCCGCGCATCTTCCTCGAGGGCAACTTCTTCGTCGACGTGCGCCCGGGCTCGCCGAGCTCGCCGCAGATGCCCGACGGCGCGACGATCCCGGTCGACCGCACCGCCAACCCCGTCCAGCTCGGCGAGGTCCTCACCGCGCTGCGCTCCGACACGCGCCGCGACCTGCAGACGACGCTCGACGAGCTCGGCAGGACCGAGGACGCCGGCGGCGCGAAGGCGTTCAGCGACTCGCTGCCCGACCAGGAGGTCGCCTACCGCTACTCGGCCGTCGTGGCCGAGGCGCTGCTCGGCGAGCGCGACGGCGACCTGCGCCGGTGGATCGCGGGGCAGGGGACGGTCGCGGGCGCCCTGACCGAGGACCGCCGCGCCCTGCGCGACCTCGTCACGAACTTCCGCCAGACCTTCGCCGCGCTGGCCGACCGCGAGGACGACCTCCGCGCCGCGGTGGGCGAGCTGCCGACCACGCTGCGCACCGCACTGCCGACGCTCGAGCGCCTCAACGCCGCCTTCCCGGGCGTGCGGAGCTTCGCCCGCGCGTCGCTGCCGGCGATCCGCACCACGGGCCCGGCCGTCGACGCGCTGCTGCCGCTCGTGCGCCAGCTGCGCGGCGCCGTCGGCCCCGGCGAGCTGCGCGGCCTGAGCGCCGACCTGCGCCGCGCCACGCCGGCGCTGGCCCAGGTCTCGCGCGAGTCCCCGGAGGTCCTCGAGCAGCTGCGGCTCCTCTCGTCGTGCACCACCAACGTCCTGGTGCCCTACGGCGACACCGAGGTCTACGACCCGGACTTCCCGGCCACCGGCCCGGTGTACAAGGAGTTCCCGAAGTCGCTGGTCGGCCTCGCGGGCGAGAGCCGCTCCGCCGACGCCAACGGCTCGTGGTTCAAGGTCCTGGGCTCCGGCGGCGTCGAGACCGTGTCCCTGGGCAACGGCCTCTTCGGCCAGGTCTCCTCGCCGTTCCGCGGCGTGCGCCCGACCCCGCAGAAGACGCCGCCGCCGCTCGAGCCGACGACGCCGTGCGAGACGCAGGAGCCGCCGGTGCTGCGCTCGGACACCGGCGCGCCGCCGGCCAGCCGCCGCATCGACCCCAACGACCCCAAGGTCAAGGCCCGCTACGAGAAGGCGCGCTCCGTGGCCATCGAGCTCGAGAACCGCAAGCTCAAGGCGCAGGGCCGCAAGATCCGCGTGCTCGACCGCGACGCCACGCTCAAGGACGTCAAGGCGCTGGCCGACAAGCTCGGCCTGGGCACGCAGCTGCGCAAGCTCACCGCGAAGGCCAAGACGGAGCCGACCCACTGA
- a CDS encoding MlaD family protein gives MGRLIRKNLTPFLAVLGLAAIALAVAGVILVGQDKIVFPWDEQPVRMTAVLDNAQSVTPGQGQGVQVAGVEIGKIVDVELEDGRAKLGLDIDKEYVDEGLIRQDASALLRPRTPLKDMYVQLLPGSRQQPAAGKGFSIPISRTMSDVDLEEILAELDTRTRDYLTLLVNGTGKGLKGRGADLAEVFRRYQPTARDLARVNRAVGQERVALRRLVSSLGELNTRLARKPEDLSQLVTSANATFAAFSSEDDRLRDTVSQLPRTLRQATTTLRDVRPLADELGPATQALVPAMRALASANREIRPAARQTLAPVRDQIRPFVRQARPVVQDLAPAAEDLSKTFPELVRASNVLNRFFNMLAFNKGGREQPGAAGRDEGYLYWLSWTAHNAANLINVDDGNGPMRPIFLTGACGTLQTLVNDTPALEFAQGLSGLLATVCGDPDTASISKSRALRKAGFVKGDAAKKGGEGQ, from the coding sequence ATGGGCCGCCTCATCCGCAAGAACCTCACGCCGTTCCTCGCCGTCCTCGGGCTGGCGGCGATCGCCCTCGCCGTGGCGGGCGTGATCCTCGTCGGCCAGGACAAGATCGTCTTCCCGTGGGACGAGCAGCCCGTCCGCATGACGGCCGTGCTCGACAACGCGCAGTCGGTCACGCCGGGCCAGGGCCAGGGCGTCCAGGTCGCGGGCGTCGAGATCGGCAAGATCGTCGACGTCGAGCTCGAGGACGGGCGCGCGAAGCTCGGCCTCGACATCGACAAGGAGTACGTCGACGAGGGGCTCATCCGCCAGGACGCCAGCGCGCTGCTGCGCCCGCGCACGCCGCTCAAGGACATGTACGTCCAGCTGCTGCCGGGCTCGCGGCAGCAGCCGGCCGCCGGCAAGGGCTTCTCGATCCCCATCTCGCGCACGATGTCCGACGTCGACCTCGAGGAGATCCTCGCCGAGCTCGACACCCGCACGCGCGACTACCTGACGCTGCTGGTCAACGGCACGGGCAAGGGCCTCAAGGGGCGGGGGGCGGACCTCGCCGAGGTCTTCCGCCGCTACCAGCCGACGGCCCGCGACCTCGCGCGCGTCAACCGCGCCGTGGGCCAGGAGCGGGTCGCGCTGCGCCGCCTGGTCTCGTCGCTGGGCGAGCTGAACACCCGCCTGGCCCGCAAGCCCGAGGACCTCTCGCAGCTCGTCACGAGCGCGAACGCCACGTTCGCGGCGTTCTCCTCCGAGGACGACCGGCTGCGCGACACGGTCTCCCAGCTGCCCCGGACGCTGCGCCAGGCGACGACGACGCTGCGCGACGTGCGCCCGCTGGCCGACGAGCTCGGCCCGGCCACGCAGGCGCTGGTCCCGGCCATGCGCGCGCTGGCCTCGGCCAACCGCGAGATCCGCCCCGCCGCCCGCCAGACGCTCGCGCCGGTGCGCGACCAGATCCGCCCGTTCGTCCGCCAGGCCCGCCCGGTGGTGCAGGACCTCGCGCCGGCCGCGGAGGACCTGTCGAAGACGTTCCCGGAGCTCGTCCGCGCCTCGAACGTCCTCAACCGCTTCTTCAACATGCTCGCCTTCAACAAGGGCGGGCGCGAGCAGCCGGGCGCCGCCGGTCGCGACGAGGGCTACCTGTACTGGCTGTCGTGGACGGCCCACAACGCGGCGAACCTCATCAACGTCGACGACGGCAACGGCCCGATGCGCCCGATCTTCCTGACCGGCGCCTGCGGCACGCTGCAGACGCTCGTCAACGACACGCCGGCGCTCGAGTTCGCCCAGGGTCTGTCGGGCCTGCTGGCCACGGTCTGCGGCGACCCGGACACCGCCTCGATCTCGAAGTCGCGCGCGCTGCGCAAGGCCGGCTTCGTCAAGGGCGACGCCGCCAAGAAGGGCGGTGAGGGCCAGTGA
- a CDS encoding DNA-directed RNA polymerase subunit beta, with protein MPRAADAVRTRRTFARLDKVLDVPNLIDIQRRSFEWLVDTENGGLRETIDDISPIEDYTGHLAVNFGEFVFDEPANSIAECREKDLTYSRPLTVTVAFINHETGEIREQSVFMGDFPWMTERGTFIINGTERVVVTQLVRSPGAYVMEPKDREKQVFTANLMPARGSWLEMEIDKKGKVFVRIDRKRKLPVTVLLRAMTYNPETDADREETVEDIERLDQELLELFGGSLYLKNTIESDPENTKTKKGALIELFKKQRPGEPPSVDAAYALLNQLFFDPKRYDLTRVGRYKLNARLGLDIDLDTRTLTHDDIHALVRELVSLPRLLGMPEEPEVEIKDYAAEAVILPREPIADRLDEYEHFGNRRLRTVGELIQEAFRIGLYRMERVVRERLTTEDEDTITPQTIVNIRPVVAALKEFFGSSQLSQFMDQTNSLAGLTHRRRLSALGAGGLTRERAPIEVRDVHPTHYGRMCPIETPEGPNIGLIGSLSSFATISEHGFVTTPYRVVQAGRVTEEIVHLDATQEEDKLIAQANARLDDKGKLLDDEVLCRTQAGQYVTVPPSEVSLMDVSPEQIWSVATAMIPFLEHDDANRALMGSNMQRQAVPLLVSDAPVVGTGMERRAAIDTGDVAIADFDGEITYVDAERIVLEGADGKREYELQKFMRSNQGTLIHQQPRVSTGQQVKQGDLLADGASTDHGEMALGKNLMVAFMSWEGYNFEDAIILSKRLVKDDELTSIHIEEYEIDARTTKLGDEEITRDIPNRSEESLRNLDDRGIVRIGAEVGSGDLLVGKVTPKGETELTAEEKLIRAIFKEKAREVRDTSLKVPHGEGGVVIDVMTFSRENGDDLPPGVNDLVRVFVAKKRKISEGDKLAGRHGNKGVISKIVDEQDMPFLEDGTPVDVILNPLGVPSRMNVGQILETHLGWAAAQGWYDDPDKGFEHGTKTYTATPVFDGASVEDVDNALVRWQQDHTKSGGKIRMDVDESRPAGTRAAGKFTLFNGRTGEPFEEQVTVGYMYILKLHHLVDDKIHARSTGPYSLVTQQPLGGKAQFGGQRFGEMEVWALEAYGAAYTLQEMLTIKSDDTVGRVKAYEAIVKGENIAEPSIPESFKVLLKEMQSLALDVNVVSEEGETADMRDEEDDLLRAAEELGIDLSGVRQATGDVNEAADEAVEGTDDTDAGAPDTDAGAAPDIDAGADLEVGDLQDAVLADDDEQ; from the coding sequence GTGCCTCGCGCCGCTGACGCCGTCCGGACGCGCCGGACCTTCGCACGTCTCGACAAGGTCCTGGACGTCCCCAACCTCATCGACATCCAGCGCCGCTCGTTCGAGTGGCTCGTGGACACCGAGAACGGCGGGCTGCGGGAGACGATCGACGACATCTCCCCGATCGAGGACTACACCGGCCACCTCGCCGTGAACTTCGGCGAGTTCGTCTTCGACGAGCCGGCCAACTCGATCGCCGAGTGCCGCGAGAAGGACCTCACCTACTCGCGCCCGCTGACCGTCACCGTGGCCTTCATCAACCACGAGACGGGCGAGATCCGCGAGCAGTCCGTCTTCATGGGCGACTTCCCGTGGATGACCGAGCGCGGGACGTTCATCATCAACGGCACCGAGCGCGTCGTCGTCACCCAGCTGGTCCGCTCCCCGGGCGCCTACGTCATGGAGCCCAAGGACCGCGAGAAGCAGGTCTTCACGGCCAACCTCATGCCCGCGCGCGGGTCCTGGCTGGAGATGGAGATCGACAAGAAGGGCAAGGTCTTCGTCCGCATCGACCGCAAGCGCAAACTGCCGGTCACGGTCCTGCTGCGGGCCATGACGTACAACCCGGAGACCGACGCGGATCGCGAGGAGACCGTCGAGGACATCGAGCGCCTCGACCAGGAGCTCCTCGAGCTGTTCGGCGGGTCGCTGTACCTCAAGAACACGATCGAGTCCGACCCGGAGAACACGAAGACGAAGAAGGGCGCGCTCATCGAGCTCTTCAAGAAGCAGCGCCCGGGCGAGCCGCCGTCGGTGGACGCCGCGTACGCGCTGCTCAACCAGCTCTTCTTCGACCCCAAGCGCTACGACCTCACCCGCGTCGGCCGCTACAAGCTCAACGCGCGCCTGGGCCTCGACATCGACCTCGACACGCGCACCCTCACGCACGACGACATCCACGCGCTCGTGCGCGAGCTCGTCTCGCTGCCGCGTCTGCTCGGCATGCCCGAGGAGCCCGAGGTCGAGATCAAGGACTACGCGGCCGAGGCCGTGATCCTCCCGCGCGAGCCGATCGCCGACCGCCTCGACGAGTACGAGCACTTCGGCAACCGCCGCCTGCGCACCGTCGGCGAGCTCATCCAGGAGGCCTTCCGCATCGGCCTCTACCGCATGGAGCGCGTCGTCCGCGAGCGTCTCACCACCGAGGACGAGGACACGATCACGCCGCAGACGATCGTGAACATCCGCCCGGTCGTGGCGGCGCTGAAGGAGTTCTTCGGCTCCTCGCAGCTCTCGCAGTTCATGGACCAGACGAACTCGCTGGCCGGCCTGACCCACCGCCGCCGCCTCTCGGCGCTCGGCGCGGGCGGCCTGACCCGCGAGCGCGCGCCCATCGAGGTCCGCGACGTCCACCCGACCCACTACGGCCGCATGTGCCCGATCGAGACCCCGGAGGGTCCGAACATCGGTCTCATCGGCTCGCTGTCGAGCTTCGCGACCATCTCCGAGCACGGCTTCGTCACGACGCCCTACCGCGTCGTGCAGGCCGGCCGCGTCACCGAGGAGATCGTCCACCTCGACGCCACGCAGGAGGAGGACAAGCTCATCGCCCAGGCCAACGCGCGCCTGGACGACAAGGGCAAGCTCCTCGACGACGAGGTCCTCTGCCGCACGCAGGCCGGCCAGTACGTGACGGTGCCGCCGTCCGAGGTCAGCCTCATGGACGTGTCGCCCGAGCAGATCTGGTCCGTCGCCACGGCGATGATCCCGTTCCTCGAGCACGACGACGCCAACCGCGCGCTCATGGGCTCGAACATGCAGCGCCAGGCGGTGCCGCTCCTCGTGAGCGACGCCCCGGTCGTCGGCACGGGCATGGAGCGCCGCGCGGCCATCGACACCGGCGACGTCGCGATCGCCGACTTCGACGGCGAGATCACCTACGTCGACGCCGAGCGCATCGTGCTCGAGGGCGCCGACGGCAAGCGCGAGTACGAGCTGCAGAAGTTCATGCGCTCCAACCAGGGCACGCTGATCCACCAGCAGCCGCGCGTCTCGACGGGCCAGCAGGTCAAGCAGGGCGACCTGCTCGCCGACGGCGCCTCGACCGACCACGGCGAGATGGCGCTCGGCAAGAACCTGATGGTCGCCTTCATGTCCTGGGAGGGCTACAACTTCGAGGACGCGATCATCCTCTCCAAGCGCCTGGTCAAGGACGACGAGCTCACCTCGATCCACATCGAGGAGTACGAGATCGACGCCCGCACGACCAAGCTGGGCGACGAGGAGATCACGCGCGACATCCCGAACCGCTCGGAGGAGTCGCTGCGCAACCTCGACGACCGCGGCATCGTGCGCATCGGCGCCGAGGTCGGGTCGGGCGACCTCCTGGTCGGCAAGGTCACGCCGAAGGGCGAGACCGAACTCACCGCCGAGGAGAAGCTGATCCGCGCGATCTTCAAGGAGAAGGCGCGCGAGGTCCGCGACACCTCGCTCAAGGTCCCCCACGGCGAGGGCGGCGTCGTCATCGACGTCATGACCTTCTCGCGCGAGAACGGCGACGACCTGCCGCCGGGCGTCAACGACCTGGTCCGCGTCTTCGTCGCCAAGAAGCGCAAGATCTCCGAGGGCGACAAGCTCGCCGGCCGCCACGGCAACAAGGGCGTCATCTCGAAGATCGTCGACGAGCAGGACATGCCGTTCCTCGAGGACGGCACCCCCGTCGACGTCATCCTCAACCCGCTCGGCGTCCCGTCGCGCATGAACGTCGGCCAGATCCTCGAGACCCACCTCGGGTGGGCCGCGGCGCAGGGCTGGTACGACGACCCCGACAAGGGCTTCGAGCACGGCACGAAGACCTACACCGCCACCCCGGTGTTCGACGGCGCCTCGGTCGAGGACGTCGACAACGCCCTGGTGCGCTGGCAGCAGGACCACACGAAGTCCGGCGGCAAGATCCGCATGGACGTCGACGAGTCGCGCCCCGCGGGCACCCGCGCGGCCGGCAAGTTCACCCTCTTCAACGGCCGCACCGGCGAGCCGTTCGAGGAGCAGGTGACCGTCGGCTACATGTACATCCTGAAGCTCCACCACCTGGTGGACGACAAGATCCACGCCCGCTCCACCGGCCCCTACTCGCTCGTCACCCAGCAGCCGCTGGGCGGCAAGGCGCAGTTCGGCGGCCAGCGCTTCGGCGAGATGGAGGTCTGGGCGCTGGAGGCCTACGGCGCGGCGTACACGCTCCAGGAGATGCTCACGATCAAGTCCGACGACACCGTCGGGCGCGTGAAGGCCTACGAGGCCATCGTCAAGGGCGAGAACATCGCCGAGCCGAGCATCCCGGAGTCCTTCAAGGTGCTCCTCAAGGAGATGCAGTCGCTGGCGCTCGACGTCAACGTCGTCTCCGAGGAGGGCGAGACCGCCGACATGCGCGACGAGGAGGACGACCTCCTGCGCGCGGCCGAGGAGCTGGGCATCGACCTGAGCGGGGTGCGCCAGGCGACGGGCGACGTCAACGAGGCGGCCGACGAGGCCGTCGAGGGGACGGACGACACCGACGCGGGCGCGCCCGACACGGACGCCGGCGCGGCGCCCGACATCGACGCGGGGGCAGACCTGGAGGTCGGCGACCTCCAGGACGCCGTCCTCGCCGACGACGACGAGCAGTAG